One Candidatus Schekmanbacteria bacterium DNA window includes the following coding sequences:
- the glnA gene encoding type I glutamate--ammonia ligase, translated as MSPKDVMEIIKENNIQMIDLRFMDFPGVWQHFSVPVSEFNENSFEEGFGFDGSSIRGWQPINASDMLVIPDPATAMVDPILKYPTLVLICNIVDPITKEKYSRDPRNIAQKAESYLRSTQIADTSYFGPEAEFFILDDIRFDQNEHQGFYFLDSSEGRWNSGKEENPNLGYKPRYKEGYFPVPPTDSLQDLRTEMVLEMQKVGIEIECQHHEVATSGQAEIDMKYNTLTATADNLMWYKYIVKNVARRHNKTVTFMPKPVFRDNGSGMHTHISLWKNGEPLFAGNEYGGMSELAMYFIGGIIKHAPSVCAFVAPTTNSYKRLVPGFEAPVNLAYSSRNRSASIRIPMYSPSPKAKRIEVRFPDPSCNGYLAFAALLMAGLDGIENKINPGEPLDKDIYELGPEELAGVPSVPASLEEALNALEEDNEYLLKGDVFTQDAIDMWIEYKRTNEVDAMRLRPHPYEFALYFDI; from the coding sequence ATGAGTCCCAAAGATGTGATGGAAATTATCAAAGAAAACAACATTCAAATGATTGATTTGCGTTTTATGGATTTCCCCGGTGTTTGGCAGCATTTTTCAGTGCCTGTATCAGAGTTTAATGAAAACAGTTTTGAAGAAGGGTTCGGTTTTGACGGCTCAAGTATTAGGGGATGGCAGCCAATCAACGCAAGTGATATGCTTGTAATCCCAGATCCCGCAACAGCAATGGTTGATCCAATATTAAAGTATCCAACTCTTGTTCTTATTTGCAACATAGTAGATCCAATTACAAAAGAAAAATATTCAAGAGATCCAAGGAATATTGCTCAGAAAGCAGAGAGTTATTTAAGATCGACACAAATTGCAGATACATCTTACTTTGGTCCTGAAGCTGAATTTTTTATACTCGATGACATCCGATTCGATCAAAATGAACATCAAGGTTTTTATTTTCTCGACTCATCTGAAGGCCGCTGGAATAGCGGAAAAGAGGAAAATCCAAATCTTGGATATAAACCTCGCTACAAAGAGGGATATTTCCCAGTACCTCCTACTGACAGCTTGCAGGATTTAAGGACAGAAATGGTTCTTGAAATGCAGAAGGTAGGAATCGAGATTGAATGTCAGCACCACGAAGTGGCTACTTCAGGACAGGCAGAAATTGATATGAAATACAATACATTGACTGCCACTGCTGACAATTTGATGTGGTACAAATATATTGTCAAGAATGTAGCAAGAAGACATAACAAAACAGTTACTTTTATGCCAAAACCGGTATTTAGAGACAATGGCTCTGGAATGCACACCCATATTTCATTGTGGAAGAATGGAGAACCACTCTTTGCAGGGAATGAATATGGTGGAATGAGTGAATTGGCTATGTATTTCATAGGCGGCATTATTAAGCATGCACCTTCGGTTTGTGCCTTTGTAGCACCTACAACAAATTCATATAAAAGACTTGTACCGGGATTTGAAGCACCCGTCAATCTTGCCTATTCCTCAAGAAATAGAAGCGCAAGCATAAGAATTCCAATGTATTCTCCCAGTCCAAAGGCAAAGAGGATCGAAGTCAGATTCCCTGACCCCTCATGCAACGGCTACTTGGCATTTGCAGCCCTATTGATGGCAGGACTCGACGGAATAGAAAACAAAATCAATCCGGGAGAACCTCTTGACAAAGACATCTACGAATTAGGACCTGAAGAGTTGGCAGGTGTACCATCAGTGCCAGCTTCACTTGAAGAAGCACTAAATGCTCTTGAAGAGGATAATGAGTACCTTTTAAAAGGTGATGTTTTCACTCAAGATGCAATTGATATGTGGATTGAGTATAAAAGAACCAATGAAGTCGATGCAATGAGATTGAGACCTCATCCATATGAATTTGCTCTTTACTTTGATATTTAA
- a CDS encoding 4Fe-4S dicluster domain-containing protein, with product MALNAIFWGCQIPARYPFIEKSLRRVFEELEIQIIDIDGFTCCPERALIGNMSEEVWYLTAARNLAVARKNAGKPLTLIQACNGCFSTLKKVKEDLDHDLEIRKKVNKGLGHIGLHYEGGVDVKHIVEFLHDVIGADTIKNRVKSSLNGLKIAVHPGCHMTRPSSAIEFDDPLVPKKFDQLIKSLGATNVNYPSKMLCCGGELTNIGNMDEGFAVTRQKLIETTRLNVDALAVACPNCFKQFDNQQFLMQRNGEEFEIPVFYVSELLGLALGIDPKELGLEGHRINTESFFKRWNEEKEKAGKVKEYFDLEALRKCYECRACLDDCPSVKLLDKYDPVTIMGKVLDGKIEEAMEDNAIWECLECHTCSELCPQGFGMEKVFTTLKHFAGEKGKRPAPAKKGIEMFEKTSKIGEPSKAQRKKFNLPDTPSSGFEDWKKMIEAIRSKKENEGDEILNEP from the coding sequence ATGGCTTTAAATGCGATTTTTTGGGGCTGTCAAATACCAGCGCGATACCCCTTTATCGAAAAATCTTTAAGAAGGGTTTTCGAAGAGCTGGAAATCCAAATAATAGATATCGATGGATTCACGTGTTGCCCTGAAAGAGCGCTCATAGGCAATATGAGTGAAGAGGTTTGGTATTTGACTGCAGCAAGGAATTTAGCAGTGGCGAGAAAGAACGCCGGGAAACCATTAACTCTTATTCAAGCCTGTAATGGCTGTTTCAGCACATTAAAAAAAGTAAAGGAAGATCTCGACCACGATTTAGAAATTAGAAAAAAAGTAAACAAAGGTTTGGGTCATATCGGCCTTCATTATGAAGGTGGCGTTGATGTAAAGCATATAGTTGAGTTCTTACACGATGTTATTGGTGCTGACACCATAAAAAATCGCGTTAAATCCTCTTTGAACGGATTAAAAATAGCAGTGCATCCGGGATGCCATATGACGCGTCCCTCATCTGCTATAGAGTTTGACGATCCCCTTGTTCCAAAAAAGTTCGACCAACTTATAAAATCACTTGGAGCAACAAATGTAAACTATCCAAGCAAAATGCTTTGCTGTGGGGGAGAATTAACCAATATTGGCAATATGGATGAAGGTTTTGCAGTAACAAGACAAAAACTTATTGAAACGACTCGTTTGAATGTAGATGCACTTGCTGTTGCATGTCCGAACTGCTTCAAACAATTTGATAATCAGCAGTTTCTAATGCAAAGAAACGGTGAAGAATTTGAAATCCCGGTGTTTTATGTATCAGAACTTTTAGGATTGGCATTGGGGATTGACCCAAAAGAATTGGGATTGGAAGGGCACAGGATAAATACAGAAAGTTTCTTCAAGAGATGGAACGAAGAAAAAGAAAAGGCAGGAAAAGTAAAAGAATATTTTGATTTAGAAGCATTGAGGAAATGCTATGAATGCAGAGCTTGCTTGGATGATTGTCCATCAGTCAAGCTTCTTGATAAATATGACCCTGTTACAATAATGGGGAAAGTGTTGGATGGAAAAATCGAAGAAGCAATGGAAGATAACGCCATCTGGGAATGCCTTGAATGCCATACTTGCAGCGAGCTGTGTCCTCAAGGATTTGGAATGGAAAAAGTATTTACTACCCTAAAACATTTTGCAGGGGAAAAGGGGAAAAGGCCTGCTCCTGCAAAAAAAGGTATTGAAATGTTCGAAAAAACAAGCAAAATAGGCGAACCTTCAAAAGCTCAAAGGAAAAAGTTTAATCTTCCAGATACTCCATCAAGCGGTTTTGAAGACTGGAAAAAGATGATTGAAGCAATTCGTTCAAAAAAAGAAAATGAGGGAGATGAAATTTTAAATGAACCATAA